One Chthoniobacterales bacterium genomic region harbors:
- a CDS encoding M48 family metallopeptidase has protein sequence MDFFESQARAHRKTKWLLVYFGLAVLGIIATLQAIAAYTTSESFFDPGLLGLVSLGVIAVVSLGATYRIAELSRGGGGVVALMLGGRQLAPTTADFREQQLRNVVEEMSLASGVPVPDIYVLDDETAINAFAAGNTPGDAVVAVTRGTLEKLDRDQLQGVVAHEFSHILNGDMKLNIRLMGVLNGILLLAILGRIIFEISARAGAGSRRDDDGKSRLPLFAIGAALWLVGSIGVFFANLIKAAVSRQREFLADASAVQFTRNPDGIAGALWKIGQDGSKLDSARANEASHMFFGNGLAKPHFDLFATHPPLEERIKAIDPGFDSGSIRESTPPPLEPSARPTRDNIAVATAVLAALPTFARDGARETASAVPLIYALLLSNDGATRERQLAAIELRAEERAEVDRDIRRAGDIRDALAVMDLCLPALRNLSSTQYATFRENVRRLVACDGKVDLFEFVMHQALVRHVDHFFTKSAGPTVRYRSPVPLLPDISVVLSALAWFTDEAPATRDAAYAAGVAALMLKPEAFPMARTDACDFPAVETALEHLAEADPPTKQKIFNACAQAVRHDGVVRPREAALLRAVADVLGCPLPVLNHLDPENVA, from the coding sequence ATGGATTTCTTCGAAAGCCAGGCCCGCGCCCATCGGAAGACCAAGTGGCTGCTCGTCTATTTCGGGCTCGCTGTCCTTGGCATCATCGCGACGCTTCAGGCGATCGCCGCCTACACGACCAGCGAATCGTTCTTCGATCCCGGCCTGCTCGGCCTCGTTTCTCTCGGAGTCATCGCCGTCGTCTCCCTCGGCGCCACGTATCGCATCGCCGAACTTTCCCGCGGGGGCGGCGGGGTCGTCGCGCTGATGCTTGGCGGCCGCCAGCTCGCCCCCACCACCGCGGATTTCCGCGAGCAACAGCTCCGTAACGTCGTCGAAGAGATGTCTCTCGCCTCGGGCGTGCCGGTGCCGGACATCTACGTGCTCGACGACGAGACCGCGATCAACGCCTTCGCCGCCGGCAACACGCCCGGTGACGCCGTCGTCGCCGTCACGCGCGGCACGCTCGAGAAGCTCGACCGCGACCAGCTCCAGGGCGTCGTTGCCCACGAGTTCAGCCACATCCTCAACGGCGACATGAAGCTGAACATCCGCCTCATGGGCGTGCTCAACGGCATCCTGCTTCTCGCCATCCTCGGTCGCATCATTTTTGAAATCAGCGCCCGCGCCGGCGCCGGCAGCCGGCGCGACGACGACGGCAAATCCCGCCTGCCGCTGTTCGCCATTGGCGCCGCGCTCTGGCTCGTCGGCTCGATCGGCGTTTTCTTCGCGAACCTCATCAAGGCCGCCGTCAGCCGCCAGCGGGAATTTCTCGCCGATGCCTCCGCCGTGCAGTTCACCCGCAATCCCGACGGCATCGCCGGCGCCCTCTGGAAGATCGGGCAGGATGGCTCGAAGCTGGACTCCGCCCGCGCGAACGAAGCCAGTCACATGTTTTTCGGCAACGGTCTCGCGAAGCCGCACTTCGACCTGTTTGCGACGCATCCGCCGCTCGAGGAGCGGATCAAGGCCATCGATCCCGGCTTCGACTCCGGCTCCATTCGCGAATCCACGCCACCCCCGCTCGAGCCATCGGCTCGCCCCACCCGGGACAACATCGCGGTCGCCACGGCCGTGCTCGCTGCCCTTCCCACCTTTGCCCGCGATGGCGCCCGGGAGACCGCCAGCGCCGTCCCGCTGATCTACGCCCTGCTTCTCAGCAACGACGGCGCCACCCGCGAACGCCAGCTTGCCGCGATCGAGCTCCGCGCCGAGGAACGCGCCGAAGTCGATCGCGACATCCGCCGCGCGGGCGACATTCGCGACGCCCTCGCCGTAATGGATCTCTGCCTGCCCGCCCTCCGCAACCTTTCCTCCACGCAATACGCGACCTTCCGCGAGAACGTCCGCCGCCTGGTCGCCTGCGACGGCAAGGTCGACCTCTTCGAGTTCGTCATGCACCAGGCCCTCGTGCGCCACGTCGATCACTTCTTCACGAAAAGCGCCGGCCCCACAGTGCGCTACCGTTCCCCGGTCCCGCTCCTTCCCGACATTTCCGTCGTGCTCTCCGCGCTCGCGTGGTTTACCGACGAGGCCCCCGCCACTCGCGACGCCGCCTACGCCGCCGGCGTGGCCGCCCTCATGCTCAAGCCGGAGGCCTTCCCCATGGCGCGCACGGATGCCTGCGACTTCCCGGCCGTCGAAACGGCGCTCGAGCACCTCGCCGAGGCCGATCCGCCGACGAAACAGAAAATCTTCAACGCCTGCGCCCAGGCCGTCCGGCACGACGGGGTCGTTCGTCCCCGCGAGGCCGCCCTCCTGCGCGCCGTCGCGGACGTGCTCGGCTGCCCGTTGCCCGTGCTCAATCACCTCGATCCGGAGAACGTCGCGTGA
- a CDS encoding class I SAM-dependent methyltransferase, with protein sequence MNGRLVTPAQLDAFTAEHTTAHRFWTGADGWVERFDADYLVSATDDGARIAAALPDWLAAVGLTARRTFVRRLVKQPGEDDKPRLLAGPELPPEAIVTERGLRFAIDFSAGYSVGLFCDQRANRAFLESLRPKRVLNCFAYTCAFSAAAARVGAETLSLDLSRRSLDRGRANLALNDLSGDGHRFLADDVFAVLPRLARRGEKFDAIILDPPTFSRGAKGHVFRAERDLGSLLAQALALATPGAHVLLSTNARELDVAALADLARGLETFAVRPPDEYPPGAASATLWITAPI encoded by the coding sequence GTGAACGGTCGCCTGGTCACTCCCGCTCAGCTCGACGCCTTCACCGCCGAGCACACGACCGCCCATCGCTTCTGGACCGGCGCCGACGGCTGGGTCGAGCGGTTCGACGCCGACTACCTCGTGAGCGCCACCGACGACGGCGCTCGCATTGCCGCCGCCCTGCCCGACTGGCTCGCCGCCGTAGGCCTCACCGCGCGTCGCACTTTCGTCCGCCGGCTCGTCAAGCAGCCCGGCGAAGACGACAAGCCCCGCCTGCTCGCCGGACCGGAGCTTCCGCCGGAAGCGATCGTGACCGAGCGCGGCCTGCGGTTCGCCATCGACTTCTCCGCCGGCTACTCCGTCGGCCTCTTCTGCGACCAGCGCGCGAATCGCGCCTTCCTCGAATCGCTTCGCCCGAAGCGCGTGCTGAACTGCTTTGCCTACACCTGCGCCTTCTCCGCCGCCGCCGCCCGCGTCGGCGCCGAGACCCTCAGCCTCGATCTGTCGCGAAGATCCCTCGACCGCGGCCGTGCCAATCTCGCACTCAACGACCTTTCCGGCGACGGCCATCGCTTCCTCGCCGACGACGTCTTCGCCGTGCTTCCGCGACTGGCTCGGCGCGGGGAGAAGTTCGATGCGATCATCCTCGATCCGCCCACGTTTTCCCGCGGCGCAAAGGGCCACGTCTTCCGCGCCGAACGCGACCTCGGCAGCCTCCTCGCGCAGGCCCTCGCCCTCGCGACCCCCGGCGCCCACGTCCTCCTCTCGACGAACGCCCGGGAGCTCGATGTCGCCGCCCTCGCGGATCTGGCCCGGGGCTTGGAGACATTTGCCGTGCGGCCGCCGGACGAATACCCGCCCGGCGCGGCCTCGGCGACGTTATGGATCACCGCGCCGATTTGA